A window from Setaria italica strain Yugu1 chromosome VIII, Setaria_italica_v2.0, whole genome shotgun sequence encodes these proteins:
- the LOC101780240 gene encoding LOW QUALITY PROTEIN: probable pyridoxal 5'-phosphate synthase subunit PDX1.1 (The sequence of the model RefSeq protein was modified relative to this genomic sequence to represent the inferred CDS: inserted 1 base in 1 codon), producing MASDGTGVVALYGGGSGNNKVKVMDASSKSPAAAATFSVKVGLAQMLRGGVIMDVVTPEQARIAEEAGACAVMALERVPADIRAQGGVARMSDPGLIRDIKRAVTIPVMAKARIGHFVEAQILEAIGVDYVDESEVLTPADDAHHINKHNFRVPFVCGCRDLGEALRRVREGAAMIRTKGEAGTGNVVEAVRHIRSVMGDVRALRNXDDDEVFAYAKRIAAPYDLVMQTKQLGRLPVVQFAAGGVATPADAALMMQLGCDGVFVGSGIFKSGDPARRARAIVQAVTHYSDPEILADVSSGLGEAMVGINLSDPKVERYAARSE from the exons ATGGCTTCCGACGGCACCGGCGTCGTGGCCCtctacggcggcggcagcggcaacaACAAGGTCAAGGTCATGGACGCCTCCTCCAagtcccccgccgccgccgccaccttctccgTCAAGGTCGGCCTGGCGCAGATGCTGCGCGGCGGCGTCATCATGGACGTCGTCACGCCGGAGCAGGCGCGCATCGCCGAGGAGGCCGGGGCCTGCGCCGTCATGGCCCTTGAGCGAGTCCCCGCCGACATCCGCGCGCAGGGAGGGGTGGCGCGCATGTCCGACCCGGGACTCATCCGCGACATCAAGCGCGCCGTCACCATCCCCGTCATGGCCAAGGCGCGCATCGGCCACTTCGTCGAGGCCCAGATCCTCGAGGCCATCGGCGTCGACTACGTGGACGAGAGCGAGGTGCTCACGCCCGCCGACGACGCGCACCACATCAACAAGCACAACTTCCGCGTCCCCTTCGTCTGCGGCTGCCGCGACCTCGGGGAGGCGCTGCGCCGCGTCCGCGAGGGCGCCGCCATGATCCGCACCAAGGGGGAGGCCGGCACCGGCAACGTCGTCGAGGCCGTGCGCCACATCCGCTCCGTCATGGGGGACGTCCGCGCGCTGCGCA ATGACGACGACGAGGTCTTCGCCTACGCCAAGCGCATCGCCGCCCCCTACGACCTCGTCATGCAGACCAAGCAGCTGGGCCGCCTCCCCGTCGTCCAGTTCGCCGCGGGGGGTGTCGCCacccccgccgacgccgcgctcaTGATGCAGCTCGGAtgcgacggcgtcttcgtcggCTCCGGCATCTTCAAGAGCGGCGacccggcgcggcgggcgcgagccATCGTGCAGGCCGTGACGCACTACAGCGACCCGGAGATCCTCGCCGACGTCAGCTCAGGCCTCGGGGAGGCCATGGTCGGGATCAACCTCTCCGACCCAAAGGTCGAGCGCTACGCCGCGCGCTCCGAGTAG